ATTGAACCATAAACTTTTAACCATCCATAACTGTGTTCACCCTGATCTGAGCTGTACTTTAATGTCAGCCTTAATAAAACATTTGACCTTATTCACTCTAAATTGTATTTTAACAGTGATGACAGGGGAAGGAGGAAGCATTTGACTCTTCTGTTTAGCTGAACATTagtgcactaaaaaaaaaaaaaaaaaaaagcactataaGCTATAATTTCATTCACAAACACTGCATAAAATATAAGCTATAGGCTAATagcacataaaaatgtaaactACAGGATAATAGCTAAACATTAGCGCACAAAAATATAAACTATAGGCTAATGGCTAAATGTtagcacaaaaaaacaacagcataatattAGTACATAAAATTATAAACTCCAGAATAATGGCCATTACTATCTGACAATATTCAACATTATTTAACTAAATAAGAATAGGTCAAATCCTTAACACATGCAAAAACCTAAATAACAGTGACTCGTCTACAAATAAAACACTTAAGTGAAACAGATTTGCCACATGACAAACAGCAGTTAGCATATAGCATCTGTTCAGCTAACGGTACAAGGTTTAACTAAATAAAAGGAGCAGGTAAAGACTCATctttaaaaggccaaaaaaaaaaaaaagatcacaacATAAAAATGTCCATTACAAGATTTTAAGTGAAAGTAATGAGGCTGAAGCTGAAATCATTGTATTAtggtttttaataaaaatatactCACATTATTCTAATTTCTTATCTGTTTTAATCCACATGAGGTCATTAAATAAATTACCTAAAACTGAAAGATGTACATATACTTCAATaataattctgttttattttttacttatgtATTTAATCTGAATATAATTAAAtacgtttttatttcatcgtcTTCCCTTTCAGTCACTGTGTAGGTTTTTAGGCCGCTGGCTCCATCTTCAGGACAAACAATGAACTGCAGCCTAAAATCCACAGATTTGTCATGAAACGGTGTTTAAACGACTGAAATCTCTCATGAAACCAGAATTTTAATGACATAAAATGCATTTCTggtcaataattaaaaaaatgaatacagaAGAATAAAGCACAGAGATAATGGTTAaggatttattgattaattaaaGTAACAAAAGTTCTGATGATGTGTTAAAATAAAAtcatcaaaacaaaacactgtaacAGAAAATGTTTAATGTAACTGAGATATTCCATTAGTGcagaaaaaacacctaaaaatgtcacattttcctCCAAAACTTCACCAGAAATCAATAAATCAGTAGGTTTGTCATGTGTTTAAGTTGCTCTTTTAGTTTattcatataaataaaaataaaactacttcATTTGATCTATTTTATCTACACTATAAATTCAGATGTATTTCTTTCAAAGCTAAAACAACAGTGAAAGGTATTGATCGCATTAGCATCGACTAAATTCACCACAACCTGTTAAATATCAAACGCCACCAGATTCTAGATTAGGGAAGCGCTGACATTTCCCACAGTCTTAAGGTCCTGAATGCAACACCCAACCACCAGCTATTATTTAAAGTTGTcacattatttcttttttttcctctctcttcagTTCAATATTTCaaacttgtgattttttttcttatacattttggtttttaatctgagaatttcttctttcttctcagaTTCGTGACTTCATAATCgtacggattttttttttactcaaatttaatCTTGAATACGTTTTTTCACttgaatttcttcctttttttttacaattgtttTCTGTAAATGTTCGACTTTGTGTGGAATCCTTCaagtttttttcttcctttttttctgttgtatctTGTAGTTTTAATAAAAGCTGAATATAATCTGTTTCTGGATTCATTCctgaaataataaatgaatgacaaTTAAATTCACGTtaaatgaaaaagaagaaaatcccTGTTTTTATGACtaatcatcatcaccattatgACAAAGCCGTTTATTCGGAGTCAAACCCGTCAATCATGAACTTTGACCCCTCCTGCAGTCCCGCCTCTGGCCACCTGGCGGCGTCACCGTCAGTATGTAACAAAGTTTGCGGGGAAGATGCCCACACGGCCGTCGTCCGTTTGCCCCTCCCACCAGTCGTACTGCGACTCGGTCCGGGTGGTGACGGTGATGCGGTCACCGGGGCTGAAGCTCAGGTCGCCGGGCTGCTGACCGGTGAAGGGGTGGGTCGCCGTGACAACCAGTGCCGCGCTGGCTCCACCCTCTGACGAAGCCCCGCCTTCGGAAGAAAATAGAAAACGAAACAGaatcagaacaaaacaaaaatacgaTTCATAGCTTCGTGTTGAactaaaaacaactttattgCTAATTTGAAtttgatttaattatttatttactgatcattaaAAACTTTGTCAATAATTTAAATAATAAGGATTTCATTACATAAGACtttatataaaaaacatacatatcAGAACAACTTTATCacattttagtgacattataAAACCTTTTTAAGTAGTTCTTTGTGTACGTTTTAtcataaaagtgtcagaaatggATTTAAGGGCATTATCTTCTACTATTACATTgtgaaacatctaaaacacagcGAGAATCaatgaaaatgagacaaaagcgaacaaaaaaaaaaaaacccacaaacttgtacatttacaagaaaaattaggaacaatttacaaaaaaaaatatcagaaattCACAATTTGGGATTAAACgtgtgaaaaaaaatctaattcagATCATGTCTGAGATTATAGTCATAAATGTGAGAACAAATACAATATTCTCAGACGTTTGTACGCTtctgatatttttatttaataaaatgctCACAAACGactgaaaataaagtaaaacaatcaAATCTGGCATTTTATTATAGATTACATTTATTTACCTACAATTATTCCTATTAATGTAAAATTAGTTTTTAATCCTTAATGTTTTTAATTTACTCGATGTGttttcatttcagtatttttagATTAAAAAAGCCTGATTGATATGATTTActgtttgaaatgtaaaataaacattaacatattaAGACAATGTTTAAAAgactttattttctgttttacataTTAAACAAAAAAGGCCTCCTACCGTGGTCGTTGTTTCTGGACTTGAACTGACCTGGAATCAGAAGCGAACACAAACACATGTTGAGGTGTTGAAGCGTGCGTCCACCAGGTGGAGCTGCATGACATCTGCATGAACCAATGAAAGGCCTCCAAACACTCACCTGATGTTTCAGATTTATACACAGACACACTCGGATACAGACGGTTTACAGGCTCTGAGGACGAAACAACGCATCGGTTATTGAAGCAGAAGAGGTCTTTTATTGAGAATGTTTTGGTCGTTCATCGTTGAATTTTCTGGTCAGTTATGGTTGAATGGTTTGGTcgtttactgtgactgttttggGCGTTTGACGAATGTTTTGGTCGTTTATCATGAATCTTTTGGTCAGTTATGGTTGAATGTTTTGGTCTTTTACTGTGAATGTTTTGGTCATTTGTCAGTAAATGTTTGGGTCCTTTATCATGAACGTTTTGGTCATTTATTGTGAATGTTTTGGTCGTTTGTCAGTAAATGTTTTGGTCGTTTATGGTAAACATTTTGGTCATTTATTGTGAATCTTTTGGTCATTTGTCAGTAAATGTTTGGGTCCTTTATCATGAACGTTTTGGTCATTTATTGTGAATGTTTTGGTCTTTTATCGGGAATGTTTGGTTATTTACTTGTAGTTTTAGTCGTTCAGCTAAGGTTGTGGTCATTTCCTGGTGTTCCTTACTGTTGCTGGTTGCCGGTGGTGCTTGGTAACTGGTTGCCGGTGGTTGGTAACTGGGCGGTGGAGGTTGGTAACTGGTTGCTGGTCTCTGCTGAGAAGGGGCTGGAGGTCTGGATGGTGGAATCGATGACTGCAATACGACAGAACTCAATCATCCATATCCCCTTTTATAAAAAAACCCAACCCTCGCCCAGTGACATGTGACGGGTTCCACACCTTGACGTTCAGGTGCTTGCTGGTCCAGTCGGCGGTGTAGGCCTCGGTGTAGGCCTCCAGGATGTGGTACAGGTCGTAACACTCCGACGGAGGCTCCACGTCACCGTTCAAAATGGCCGACGCTCGGATGTCTTGAGAGTAGAACCTGAAACCGGGCAGAAAATCAACCTCACCAAACTGGTATCTACGTCAACAGATCCCAGTGGGCGTGGCCGGGCCGCGGACGTACTTGCGGTTGGTTTCTTTGCGTTCGATGAGGTACGATCCCTCCAGAGAAATACCAGCAAACAACCCTCTGGATCTGCAGTAGGTGAAGACGGCGGCTGTGCTGCGTAGCGCCACATCCGCCTCCACATTcctaaacaacaaacataaaggTCTTTAAGGTTCAGACCTGGGTGGTGTTCCACAGGGCATCACCCTTGATCCTCTGTTATTCTCTGTTTTTggacatttaacttttttttttttttatttctattttatttgaggATGTCTAGCTTGTATTTCGCTTTAGTTTTTAGTTTCTCTATATAAcatgtacaaaattttaaacttattttatcttgtctttttaGCTTCTCTGTTGGATTTTCAGACTTTTTTAACCTGTCTTTTAACTTCTGTCTGTAAAAGTCAAAGAGTTTTTAGCTTCTTTGTGTTATATTTACAAAGTGTTTAACTTGTATTTAGCTTCTCTCTGCAAACTTTCATGAGTTTAtagcttattttattcattgatttatagatttttagcttgttttagcTTTTTTCTATTAAAATATAATAAGGTTTTAGCCTTTCTGTGTTAAATTTAGAGGCGGCGTTCCACAGGGCCACACCCTAGGTCCTCTactgttctctgtttttaataatttGACTTATTTTAGAGGAAGAAGAACAGATAGAAATGATGGTATTTTCTGGTTCTTTAAGAGGGTTCACTGCAAATAAAAATTACTTCTAATGATAGTATTTATTTCGTATAGAATTACAACTTTACTGCCATTATCTCTGAATTCTTTGGGTGATGTTTTACCATTTTCACTTAATTTTGAATGAAAACTCAGAAATATACAATAAATActtcacaaaaaaacccaatctAAGCTTAATTTTAGacatatttttaagattttagtTCAATAATAAAGTAAACTATAAACTACAGCTGTTATTTGTCAACGGTAACACACATCTATTGTGACGTCACTATTTACCTGTGAGTCAAACATCTGGCCCCGCCCACCTCCCCCTTTCAAACACGAGCTGAAACCTGTCGGATGGCCCTAAACACCACATCCCTGTGATTCTAAAATTAACAGTCTGAGGTAAATCTCTGCTGACGGGTGAACAGACATCGACTTCAtgtcagtttgtgtttttgcttcaGGCTTCAAAACACAGACTGTCATTAAACGCCTCATAAATCATTAAAACATCAGCTATAAGTTACATCACAGGCTCCAACTACAGACATTATACCTGTTTTTGAATGATGAAAGTTTTAGTTTGTATTTAATCTGCCTCGCTTAGAGATCGAGACTGATTTGACTCCATATTGACCCAGTTTCGACCCTTTTCTGACTCAGTTTCAACCCTGTTTTGATTTGGTTTTGAtacaattttaactctttttggACCCTATTTTGACCCAGTTCCGACTCCGTTTGGCCCAATTTGGACCTGGTTTCGAACCGGTCCAGACTCAGAACCGGTCCCACCTGCCCATGGGTCCCACGGCCACTGTACAGTTCCCACCCAGCGTCAGGTTTCCTCCTTTGGTGAAGGCCTCAATGGCTCGCCGCTGGTTCAGGATGATGACCAGGTCCGACACCTGATGGGTTTCACAGACAAAACATTCAGAGGTCAGGGGTCGTCCACAGGAAACACCAGAACCGAAGAGACACCACTGATGTGAGCAACAAGTAAATAAACACAGAACCTGCCGGGGAGGACGACACAGATTTACAGCATTAAATGTGGGATTTCAGACAGTGGAGCGAGGACTTGAACACATCGTCTGTTTTAACGAATGAAACGTGACGAACAGGAAGTAAAATAAAAGGCAGATACTCTGAAGCTCCACCCACCTCCACTCCAATCTCGAAGCCTCCGCCCAGACCGGCGATGCCAATGGCTGATGGCGCCGACcagcctgaaaacacacattCCATCGACAACAACATCAGAACCCCTGAAGAAGAACAGCAGAGGTCATGTGACCACGTCAAATGACTGAGCTCGACTGCAGGGGATGTGGTCTGTTACCACGGCAATGCAGATGTTAAGtttagagaaaaaataaactGATTCTATGGTTAAAGAGGAAGATGAACACCAACAAAAACAAGATTAAATGACTTTTAGGGGCTTATTTTAGCTTCTATCTACCAAATTTAACCAGTTTGTAGTTTCTGTCTGTCAAAGTTAAAAGCTTTTTAGCTTATATTTAGCTTCTGGAAGTAAAAATGTATCCATTTTTAACTCATTTATAGCTTCTGCTGGTCAAAAGTAAAATGCTATTGGATTATTTAAGCTTCTGTTTGTAAAATTTGAGCTTGTTTTTAGCTTCTGTCAATAAAAATGAATCTGTTTATTTTTAGTTTCTGCCCATAGAATTTAAtcagtttcagcttattttagCTTCTGTGTATAGAAGGTAAAAGGTTTTTAAGTTAAAATGACTTGGTCCATTCAATTATTTTAGCTTCTACTCATTGAATTTTCCAGTTATTAGAGTATTTTAGCTTCTATCTGGAAAATGTTATCAGTATTTtaggttttggattttttttttttttttttacatataaaacaCTTCTCATAAacagtgtaaatacagtacaggccaaaagtttggacacaccttctcatccttcgcattttctttattttcatgactattttctttgtagattctcactgaaggcatcaaaactatgaatgaacacatgtggaattatgtacttaacaaaaaagtgtgaaataactgaaaacatctcttatattctagtttcttcaaagtatccacccttagctctgatgactgctttgcacactcttgccattctcttgatgagcctccagaggtagtcacctgaaatggtttcctaacagtcttgaagaagttcccacagatgcttagcacttgttggtccttttgccttcactctgtggtccagctcaccccaaaccatctcgatcgggttcaggtccggtgactgtggaggccaggtcatctggcgcagcactccatcactctccttcttggtcaaatatccctcacacagcctggaggtgtgtttggggtcattgtcctgttgaaacataaatgatggtccaactaaacgcagaccggatggaatggcatgtcacttcaggatgctgtggtagccatgctgcttcaggttgccttcaattttgaataaatccccaacagcgtcaccagcaaagcacccccacaccatcacacctccccctccatgcttcacggtgggaaccaggcatgtagcatccatccgttcaccttttctgcgtcgcacaaagacacggcggttggatccaaagatctgaaatttggactcatcagaccaaagcacagatttccactggtctaatgtccattccttgggtttcttggcccaaataaatctcttgtgtttgttgcctctcctgagcagtggtttcctagcagctgtttgaccatgaaggcctgattcacgcagtctcctcttaacagttgttgtagagatgtgtctgctgctagagctctgtgtggtattcatctggtctctaatctgagctgctgttaatttgcgatttctgaggctggtgactcagatgaacttatcttcagcatcagaggtgactcttggtcttcctttcctggggcggtcctcatgtgagccagtttcgttggagcgcttgatggtttttgcgactgcacttggggacacattcaaagtttttgaaattttctagactgactgaccttcatttcttaaagtaatgatggccactcgtttgtctttacttagctgattggttctcgccataatatgcattctaacagttgtccaatagggctgtcagctgtgcatcaacctgacttctgcacaacacaactgatggtcccaaccccatcaataaggcaagaaattccactaagtaaccctgacaaggcacagctatgaagtggaaaccatttcaggtgactacctctggaagctcatcaagagaatgccaagggtgtgcaaggcagtcatcagagctaagggtggatactttgaagaaactagaatataagagatgttttcagttatttcacacttttttgttaagtacataattccacatgtgttcattcatagttttgatgccttcagtgagaatctacaatgaaaatagtcatgaaaataaagaaaatgcgaagaatgagaaggtgtgtccaaacttttggacTGTACTGTATGTACAAACAAGTGTAAAATGATGGTGCCCCCCAGTGGATGAGTGTGGTGGTGGGTTTATGTCTTACGTCTGTCGGCGAGTCGGGCGATGACGATGCCACTTCCTCCTCGGGCCGTGATCATGAATCCAGCCTTGATGACAGAGATGATGGCCAGACCCTCAGCCTTGGCGATGACGTGAGCTGCACAGcaccacaaaaacacaccaaaaacatgctgtaaacatgaaaaaacacacaaaacaaacaaaaaacacaccaaaaaaggACAGAAACACACCAAAAACatgccaaaaacaaacaaagcacacaaaaaatataccaaaaagaaatcagaccaatggtcctgtagcttaccggccaaattaaaaactttgggaaatgtatccagatgccatttattctcccccagttctgtgtatttattctattacagaaatagtccatgttttgctcatattccaatcagatctgtaaaaaattcaaattcacacttgatatcattgatactgttttattggatcaatccacttcctatctgttataatgggaacatttttcaaagtcacaccaaatccagaatcagatccagatccaaataattgcaatcccttgtgttgacatcatcataaagaagctgtataccaagtttgaagtcaatcggaattgtagttttggagaagacgacgattgaaagttttgtgacGGACGCCGCcgccggacgctgcatgacgacaatagtttacagcctgtcggccagtaagctaaaaaggacagaaacacaccaaaaacacaccaaaaacacactaaaaacatgaaaaaaaacacacaaagcacacaaaaaacacaccaaaaaagcACAGAAACACACCAAAAACACgccaaaaatgcacaaaagccATAAAACAGATGAAGTTATTCTTGCTGCCTCCACCAGAAGGTCATAAGAATAATATGtctcactttgctttgtgtgtttgtgcgtttgtttgtttgtttgtttgtttgtttgttagcaggataactcaaaaagctatggatggattttcatgaaattttcaggaaatgttgatactggcacagggaagaaatgattaaattttggcggtaattgggggagggggggcagatctgtcttggcggaggtctgcgctctccgagtgcttttcttgtttatcacataaaatccaaaagtCAACATACGAACCACAGTTCAACATACGAGTGAATGTATGGAACCATTTGGaggaggtgaaaaaaattatacaataaaatgcatcgaaaatattaaataataacaacaatgagAATTTACAGTTGGTCTGCTtagtaaatataatataaaagacTTGAGTTTGTGgtatttggtttatatatatttaattcattttctgtttttgtttcctggtgggttttttcatattttactgatttttgtggattttctggtggttttgttcatattttgtttatttccttgaaggctctgttggtattttgtttattttctgattgttctgttggtattttgtttattttctgatggttctgttggtattttgtttattttctgatggttctgttggtattttgtttatttccctgatggttctgttggtattttgtttatttccctgatggttctgttggtattttgtttattttctgatggttctgttggtattttgtttattttctgatggttctgttggtattttgtttattttctgatggttctgttggtattttgttcatttccctgatggttctgttggtattttgtttattttctgatggttctgttggtattttgtttattttctgatggttctgttggtattttgtttatttccttgatggttctgttggtattttgtttatttccctgatggttctgttggtattttgtttattttctgatggttctgttggtattttgtttattttctgatggttctgttggtattttgtttattttctgatgattctgttggtattttgtttattttctgatggttctgttggtattttgtttatttccttgatggttctgttggtattttgtttattttctgatggttctgttggtattttgtttatttccttgatggttctgttggtattttgtttatttccttgatggttctgttggtattttgttcatttccctgatggttctgttggtattttgtttattttctgatggttctgttggtattttgtttatttccttgatggttctgttggtattttgtttattttctgatggttctgttggtattttgtttatttccttgatggttctgttggtattttgtttatttccttgatggttctgttggtattttgttcatttccctgatggttctgttggtattttgtttattttctgatggttctgttggtattttgtttatttccttgatggttctgttggtattttgtttattttctgatggttctgttggtattttgtttattttctgatggttctgttggtattttgtttattttctgatggttctgttggtattttgtttatttccctgatggttctgttggtattttgtttatttccttgatggttctgttggtattttgtttatttccttgatggttctgttggtattttgttcatttccctgatggttctgttggtattttgtttatttccttgatggttctgttggtattttgtttattttctgatggttctgttggtattttgtttatttccttgatggttctgttggtattttgtttattttctgatggttctgttggtattttgtttatttccttgatggttctgttggtattttgtttatttccttgatggttctgttggtattttgtttattttctgatggttctgttggtattttgtttatttccctgatagttctgttggtattttgtttattttctgatgattctgttggtattttgtttatttccttgatggttctgttggtattttgtttatttccttgatggttctgttggtattttgtttattttctgatggttctgttggtattttgtttattttctgatggttctgttggtattttgtttatttccttgatggttctgttggtattttgtttattttctgatggttctgttggtattttgtttatttccttgatggttctgttggtattttgtttatttccttgatggttctgttggtatttttttcatttccctgatggttctgttggtattttgtttattttctgatggttctgttggtattttgtttatttccttgatggttctgttggtattttgtttatttccttgatggttctgttggtattttgtttatttccttgatggttctgttggtattttgttcatttccctgatggttctgttggtattttgtttatttccttgatggttctgttggtattttgtttattttctgatggttctgttggtattttgtttattttctgatggttctgttggtattttgtttattttctgatggttctgttggtattttgtttattttctgatggttctgttggtattttgtttatttccttgatggttctgttggtattttgtttatttccttgatggttctgttggtattttgtttatttccttgatggttctgttggtattttgtttatttccttgatggttctgttggtattttgtttatttccctgatggttctgttggtattttgtttatttccctgatggttctgttggtattttgtttatttccctgatggttctgttggtattttgtttatttccttgatggttctgttggtattttgtttatttccctgatggttctgttggtattttgtttattttctgatggttctgttggtattttgtttattttctgatggttctgttggtattttgtttatttccttgatggttctgttggtattttgtttattttctgatggttctgttggtattttgtttatttccttgatggttctgttggttttttgttcatttccctgatggttctgttggtattttgttcatttccctgatggttctgttggtattttgtttattttctgatggttctgttggtattttgtttatttccctgatagttctgttggtattttgtttatttccttgatggttctgttggtattttgtttatttccctgatggttctgttggtatttGGTACCGGGGATGAGTTTGTCGGGTCCGTTGCGGTTGGAGATCTCGGTGAAGTCCCTCAGGATCTTGGCGGCCTTCTTGGCCTCAGACTTCAGATTGGACGGGATGGGATTACTCACTAcaaaaacacagaacacacacatttcaCGCTTTTTCCGCCATCAAAAACCCAGTGTTGACTTTTCTAATCTTATCTTCATCTTTCCCCCGGAGACGTTTCCTGGTCTAGAAAAGCTGTGATTGTGTCCGACATGAAGCAGAAACATTTATTACAGTCACCCGAACACATCATAAAACACCATTAACGGACAAAAACACTGAACATTGAGTCTGTTAGAAGAAAAACAGCAGAGGGTTTCACTCCATAAATCCACTCTGAGGGAAAACTGGATCTGATTCAGGATCCATCCATCATTAAATGTTAGAAAAATCACAGAAGAAGCAGAAATACGACCATTTATCCATGAG
The sequence above is a segment of the Sphaeramia orbicularis chromosome 2, fSphaOr1.1, whole genome shotgun sequence genome. Coding sequences within it:
- the sh3yl1 gene encoding SH3 domain-containing YSC84-like protein 1 isoform X2, which encodes MSNPIPSNLKSEAKKAAKILRDFTEISNRNGPDKLIPAHVIAKAEGLAIISVIKAGFMITARGGSGIVIARLADRRWSAPSAIGIAGLGGGFEIGVEVSDLVIILNQRRAIEAFTKGGNLTLGGNCTVAVGPMGRNVEADVALRSTAAVFTYCRSRGLFAGISLEGSYLIERKETNRKFYSQDIRASAILNGDVEPPSECYDLYHILEAYTEAYTADWTSKHLNVKSSIPPSRPPAPSQQRPATSYQPPPPSYQPPATSYQAPPATSNKPVNRLYPSVSVYKSETSGGASSEGGASAALVVTATHPFTGQQPGDLSFSPGDRITVTTRTESQYDWWEGQTDDGRVGIFPANFVTY
- the sh3yl1 gene encoding SH3 domain-containing YSC84-like protein 1 isoform X1, translating into MSNPIPSNLKSEAKKAAKILRDFTEISNRNGPDKLIPAHVIAKAEGLAIISVIKAGFMITARGGSGIVIARLADRRWSAPSAIGIAGLGGGFEIGVEVSDLVIILNQRRAIEAFTKGGNLTLGGNCTVAVGPMGRNVEADVALRSTAAVFTYCRSRGLFAGISLEGSYLIERKETNRKFYSQDIRASAILNGDVEPPSECYDLYHILEAYTEAYTADWTSKHLNVKSSIPPSRPPAPSQQRPATSYQPPPPSYQPPATSYQAPPATSNKPVNRLYPSVSVYKSETSGQFKSRNNDHGGASSEGGASAALVVTATHPFTGQQPGDLSFSPGDRITVTTRTESQYDWWEGQTDDGRVGIFPANFVTY